The Opitutaceae bacterium genome has a window encoding:
- a CDS encoding peptidylprolyl isomerase — MRLLSIFTLALWGGISLGAATLKPVVTMEPADLDTVPDAPDTVIDLRTIFTIDGVDGPIVRYDTVVGQINVELFDVDAPLSVANFFKYVDQRSYDNSIIHRLEPDFVVQGGGYKVPSPITSLPAPITAFDPIVNEAGLPNLRGTLAMARTSELNSATSEWYFNLKDNPNLDNPLSPYAVFGRVIGSSILVVDAIGSIQPYTFGFEPFLSIPLIDPGSTPEEDDFVIVRSIRRIPLYPTENEPLSALTFTADSSNPSLVSASIEKANLRLAFGESGTGEATITLRGLDGDGNRATTSFLVTVRSLVPSITGQPLGRAVGIGGATAFTVEAESDAALSYQWRKNGQNISGATGSTLNLVNVKVSDAGVYEVLVSNERGSVTSSQAFLTVTADFGYLTNLSTRSVTSVEAGGTRTTPGFVTEGSGSIQILARAVGPGLAGFGVENFVPDPKIRLSPLNDRLNILAENSDWELNPDQEGLSAASTAAGAFALETGSKDGAVVAALASNAYTANILSEDGTVGVVLGEIYLVNDPVPGGSTLVNLSNRGQVGLGAEAMIGGFVVDGEGPVNLLIRGIGPSLTGFGVTGVLADPVIKVRDRDGQLIGSNDDWGDAGLGTALAAVSDSVGAFPLDEGSADAAILLVLDPGNYTVVLSGADDGTGTGLVEIYLVP, encoded by the coding sequence ATGCGATTACTCTCCATTTTCACCCTCGCCCTTTGGGGCGGTATTTCCCTGGGCGCCGCGACGCTCAAGCCGGTGGTCACGATGGAACCGGCTGATCTTGATACGGTTCCGGATGCTCCGGACACGGTCATTGATCTGAGGACCATCTTCACCATCGACGGGGTCGACGGACCGATTGTCCGGTATGATACGGTCGTCGGTCAGATCAACGTTGAGCTCTTTGACGTCGATGCGCCGCTTTCAGTGGCGAATTTCTTCAAATATGTGGACCAGAGAAGTTACGACAATTCAATCATCCACCGCCTGGAGCCGGACTTTGTCGTGCAGGGTGGCGGGTACAAGGTTCCCAGTCCGATCACCAGCCTTCCCGCCCCGATCACGGCCTTTGATCCGATTGTGAATGAGGCGGGCTTGCCGAATCTCCGGGGCACTCTGGCGATGGCCCGGACCTCGGAGCTGAACAGCGCGACCAGCGAGTGGTATTTCAATCTCAAGGACAACCCCAACCTCGACAATCCTCTCAGCCCCTACGCCGTCTTTGGCCGGGTTATCGGTAGCAGTATCCTCGTGGTCGACGCCATCGGCAGCATTCAGCCCTATACTTTCGGATTCGAACCTTTCCTTTCGATTCCACTGATCGATCCGGGATCAACCCCGGAAGAAGACGATTTCGTGATTGTGAGATCGATCCGGAGAATCCCGCTTTACCCGACCGAAAACGAGCCGCTTTCGGCGCTGACCTTCACGGCGGACAGCAGCAACCCCAGCCTTGTCTCGGCATCAATTGAAAAGGCCAACCTCCGGCTTGCATTCGGCGAGTCAGGGACCGGGGAAGCCACCATTACGTTGAGGGGTCTCGATGGCGACGGAAACCGGGCGACAACCTCCTTTCTGGTGACCGTTCGGTCCCTTGTGCCCTCCATCACGGGCCAACCGCTGGGCCGCGCGGTGGGTATCGGAGGGGCCACGGCTTTCACGGTCGAGGCCGAAAGTGATGCGGCGCTGTCCTACCAGTGGAGGAAGAACGGTCAGAACATCTCGGGAGCCACGGGCAGCACCCTGAACCTCGTCAACGTGAAGGTTTCGGATGCGGGGGTCTATGAGGTGCTGGTTTCCAATGAACGTGGATCGGTCACGAGCAGCCAAGCCTTTCTCACGGTCACTGCGGACTTTGGTTACCTGACCAATCTCTCGACGCGCTCGGTCACCTCGGTGGAAGCGGGAGGAACCCGGACCACCCCTGGATTCGTCACCGAGGGAAGCGGGTCGATCCAGATCCTGGCCCGGGCGGTGGGTCCGGGATTGGCGGGTTTTGGCGTGGAGAATTTCGTGCCGGATCCGAAGATCCGCCTGAGCCCGCTCAATGATCGTCTGAACATCTTGGCCGAGAACAGCGATTGGGAACTGAATCCTGACCAGGAGGGCCTGAGCGCGGCGAGCACCGCCGCGGGTGCCTTTGCCCTCGAGACCGGCAGCAAGGACGGAGCGGTGGTCGCCGCGCTGGCGAGCAATGCTTATACGGCGAATATCCTGAGTGAGGATGGCACAGTCGGGGTGGTTCTCGGGGAGATCTACCTGGTGAATGATCCTGTGCCGGGAGGTTCCACGCTGGTCAATCTGTCAAACCGGGGGCAGGTCGGCTTGGGTGCGGAGGCCATGATAGGAGGGTTTGTGGTCGACGGTGAAGGACCGGTCAATCTGCTGATCCGGGGCATTGGTCCGTCCCTGACGGGATTTGGCGTCACCGGCGTGCTGGCGGATCCGGTGATCAAAGTCCGGGACAGAGACGGCCAACTCATCGGTTCCAACGATGACTGGGGAGATGCCGGTCTCGGGACCGCTTTGGCGGCCGTTTCGGACTCGGTTGGTGCCTTTCCGCTGGACGAAGGCAGTGCGGATGCGGCCATCCTGCTCGTACTCGATCCTGGGAATTACACGGTGGTTCTTTCGGGCGCGGACGACGGGACCGGGACCGGGCTGGTTGAGATATACCTTGTGCCCTAG
- a CDS encoding PocR ligand-binding domain-containing protein has product MVEKLSRSRIFRDYQKAYRGATGLPLAITPSQSWGLPLHGDKNENPFCALMAGRSKTCAACLEMQESLTNREHNGEPITLNCFAGLCDTVVPIRLGDQLLGFLRTGQVFTREPTAESFDNATRKLIDWGVKVDLKQLEEAYFSSKILGSEQYESMVRLLKVFADHLSMVSNQILVEEDNTESPLIARARDFIDRNQAEDLSLESVAKAVNTSTFYFCKMFKRATGLTFTEYLSRIRVEKAKSLLLNPHIRISEVAFEVGFQSLSQFNRVFKKITGQSPSQFRVKMTRGKK; this is encoded by the coding sequence TTGGTCGAGAAACTCTCTCGATCCCGGATTTTCCGCGATTACCAGAAGGCCTATCGCGGCGCAACCGGTCTTCCCCTGGCAATCACCCCGAGCCAGTCCTGGGGATTGCCTCTTCACGGCGACAAGAATGAGAATCCCTTCTGTGCCCTGATGGCCGGACGGAGCAAGACCTGCGCGGCCTGCCTTGAGATGCAGGAGTCCCTGACCAACCGCGAGCACAACGGGGAGCCGATCACCCTGAACTGCTTTGCCGGTCTCTGCGACACGGTGGTCCCGATCCGCCTTGGCGATCAACTGCTCGGGTTCCTCCGGACCGGACAGGTCTTCACCCGGGAGCCAACCGCCGAATCCTTCGACAACGCGACGCGCAAACTGATCGACTGGGGGGTCAAGGTGGATCTCAAGCAGCTCGAGGAAGCCTATTTCTCCAGCAAGATTCTCGGATCGGAGCAGTATGAGTCGATGGTGCGCCTGCTCAAGGTCTTCGCCGACCATCTCAGCATGGTCAGCAACCAGATCCTGGTCGAAGAGGACAATACCGAGTCCCCGCTCATCGCGCGGGCCCGCGATTTCATCGATCGCAACCAGGCGGAGGACCTTTCGCTCGAATCGGTCGCCAAGGCGGTCAACACGAGCACCTTCTACTTCTGCAAGATGTTCAAGCGGGCCACCGGCCTGACCTTCACCGAATACCTGAGCCGGATTCGGGTCGAAAAGGCCAAGAGCCTTCTGCTCAACCCCCATATCCGTATCAGTGAGGTCGCCTTCGAGGTCGGATTCCAGTCCCTTTCCCAGTTCAACCGGGTCTTCAAGAAAATCACCGGCCAGTCCCCGTCTCAGTTCCGGGTCAAGATGACCAGGGGCAAGAAGTAG
- a CDS encoding serine hydrolase, whose translation MDVRWAFVLPFVLPMSDFAQTDPLPRSSPEAQGISPAAILSFIDRAEADVDAIHGFMLLRHGHVVAEGWWAPYGPERVHELHSLSKSFTSTAIGFAVDEGLVDLDRTVVSFFPDKAPEDAGEHLLSLRVRQLLNMTTGQEESVDFNGGEDWIAAFLASDFPHKPGTHWVYNSSASFMLSAIVQQVTGQTVFDYLTPRLFEPLGIEGARWEENPQGINAGGWGLFARTRDIAALGQFYLQRGAWQGRQLLSRTWVEEATRKQASNGCEPESDWDQGYGYQFWMCRHGLYRGDGAFGQFCIVFPEQDAVLAITSGTGDMAAVMNTAWDTLLPAMEADVPLAEDRALNEALKSRLAGLTLPVQSGAATSPLMEQVGGRIYRIADNPMGITGASLVDEGESQVLVLETSSGRHRFPAGHGSWLESISTFSPRGPAQAAASYGWLDEQTWVITGYLVETAYRNTAVLRFDGDAIEIAMEQNVGFGDEGFPLLTGRMAAE comes from the coding sequence ATGGATGTTCGATGGGCCTTTGTCCTTCCGTTCGTGCTGCCGATGTCCGATTTCGCCCAAACCGATCCGTTGCCACGCAGTTCTCCCGAAGCCCAGGGGATCTCCCCGGCCGCGATTCTGTCCTTCATCGATCGGGCCGAAGCGGATGTCGATGCGATCCATGGCTTCATGTTGCTGCGGCACGGACATGTGGTGGCGGAAGGGTGGTGGGCCCCCTACGGACCCGAGCGGGTGCATGAGCTGCATTCCCTGAGCAAGAGTTTCACCTCGACCGCGATCGGGTTCGCCGTGGACGAGGGTCTGGTCGATCTCGACCGGACCGTGGTCAGCTTCTTCCCGGACAAGGCGCCGGAAGACGCGGGCGAGCATCTCCTGTCTCTCCGGGTGCGGCAGCTGCTCAACATGACGACGGGACAGGAGGAGAGCGTCGATTTCAACGGCGGTGAGGATTGGATCGCGGCGTTTCTGGCGTCTGATTTTCCTCACAAACCGGGAACGCATTGGGTCTACAACTCCAGCGCGTCCTTCATGCTCTCAGCCATTGTCCAGCAGGTCACGGGGCAGACCGTATTCGACTACCTGACACCGAGATTGTTCGAACCGCTGGGGATCGAAGGTGCCCGCTGGGAGGAGAATCCCCAAGGCATCAACGCGGGTGGCTGGGGTCTCTTTGCCCGGACCCGCGATATTGCCGCTCTGGGGCAGTTCTACCTGCAGAGGGGCGCCTGGCAGGGACGACAACTCCTGTCGCGGACCTGGGTCGAGGAAGCGACCCGGAAGCAGGCCTCCAACGGATGTGAGCCGGAAAGCGATTGGGATCAGGGTTACGGCTACCAGTTCTGGATGTGCCGGCATGGGTTGTACCGGGGAGACGGGGCATTCGGCCAGTTCTGCATCGTCTTTCCCGAGCAGGATGCCGTTCTGGCCATCACCAGCGGAACAGGGGACATGGCCGCAGTCATGAACACGGCCTGGGACACCCTCCTGCCGGCCATGGAAGCTGATGTCCCTCTGGCGGAGGACCGCGCGTTGAATGAGGCACTGAAATCCAGGCTTGCCGGCCTGACACTGCCGGTGCAGTCCGGTGCGGCCACGTCTCCCCTGATGGAGCAGGTTGGCGGCAGGATTTACCGGATCGCAGACAACCCGATGGGTATCACCGGGGCGAGCCTGGTCGACGAGGGTGAGAGTCAGGTGCTTGTCCTGGAGACCTCCTCGGGCCGGCACCGTTTTCCGGCCGGCCATGGATCCTGGCTCGAATCGATTTCGACCTTTTCACCACGTGGCCCCGCGCAGGCCGCGGCAAGTTATGGTTGGCTCGATGAGCAGACCTGGGTGATCACGGGTTACCTGGTTGAAACCGCCTATCGCAATACCGCGGTCCTCCGGTTCGACGGAGATGCGATCGAGATCGCGATGGAGCAGAATGTCGGCTTCGGGGACGAAGGCTTTCCCCTGCTGACCGGGAGAATGGCGGCCGAGTGA
- a CDS encoding DUF455 family protein, with translation MTLLFSKDVTPGFAIHATAERLRNYLAVEKACVRINAGWFLEIRPYEQKYRLAYSLHGHSEHASWLIARLEEMRGGKANASVRPDLRRLLDEVLHAPDGNAFLRAFFGVLKRALLNQYRDDLERMDPSANANEIRILERIVADLQREMDWFDRLELEGQTCPWAEYVRSLLTSIGGIHGEATERDDPLARPHAGIFRRPGTILFDDRIRHERLVPYDERSGYSPREATIEQFKVFFNEMYAAALLASVLFDAAGDDLPWEFFADFSRHFWDEARHSEFGAIRLKELGTEPDRCDPVLFEQSEALPILHRVTYLTRGLEAYFMPRKPKRFKEYEANGDFRSQLFADQDWSDEINHVRYGSKWTDYLLEDDSREIADVLDEVKAHLSKIRGQTVADIQAPF, from the coding sequence ATGACACTGCTCTTCAGCAAAGATGTGACACCCGGGTTTGCCATCCACGCCACGGCGGAACGCTTGCGCAATTACCTCGCGGTCGAAAAGGCCTGCGTGCGGATCAATGCCGGCTGGTTTCTCGAGATCCGTCCCTATGAACAGAAGTACCGACTGGCCTACAGTCTCCACGGCCACTCGGAACACGCCAGCTGGCTGATCGCACGGCTGGAGGAGATGCGGGGAGGAAAGGCCAACGCGTCGGTCCGCCCGGATCTGCGCCGGTTGCTCGACGAGGTGCTGCATGCCCCGGACGGAAATGCTTTTCTGCGGGCGTTCTTCGGGGTCCTGAAGCGGGCATTGCTCAATCAGTATCGCGACGATCTGGAGCGGATGGATCCTTCAGCCAATGCCAACGAGATCCGGATACTGGAGCGTATTGTGGCTGATCTGCAGCGGGAAATGGACTGGTTTGACCGCCTGGAATTGGAGGGTCAGACCTGTCCCTGGGCGGAATATGTCCGATCACTTCTCACTTCGATCGGGGGGATCCATGGAGAGGCGACCGAACGGGACGATCCTCTCGCAAGGCCGCATGCCGGGATCTTCCGGCGGCCCGGGACCATCCTCTTCGACGATCGGATTCGGCACGAAAGGCTGGTTCCCTACGATGAACGGTCCGGTTATTCGCCGCGGGAGGCCACCATCGAGCAGTTCAAGGTCTTCTTCAACGAGATGTATGCGGCGGCCCTGCTCGCCAGCGTTCTGTTCGACGCCGCCGGCGACGATCTCCCGTGGGAGTTTTTCGCGGATTTCAGCCGACACTTCTGGGACGAAGCGCGGCATTCGGAATTCGGTGCCATCCGCCTGAAGGAACTGGGCACGGAGCCCGACCGATGCGATCCGGTTCTTTTTGAGCAGTCGGAAGCGCTGCCGATCCTTCACCGGGTGACCTACCTGACCCGAGGTCTTGAGGCGTATTTCATGCCGCGAAAACCGAAGCGCTTCAAGGAATATGAAGCCAACGGCGACTTCCGCAGCCAGCTCTTTGCGGACCAGGATTGGTCGGACGAGATCAACCACGTCCGGTATGGTTCGAAGTGGACGGATTACCTGCTGGAGGACGACAGCCGTGAAATCGCCGATGTCCTCGACGAGGTGAAGGCGCATCTGTCGAAGATCCGTGGACAAACGGTGGCGGATATCCAGGCGCCGTTCTGA
- a CDS encoding uroporphyrinogen decarboxylase family protein, whose product MNSYELMNKVLGMEKGDRIPFCPAIYEHKGFLIGKTPSEICRSAELLVEGLEAEYHRYRPDFLTVGIDVYNVEAEALGCKIVYFDDSTDVPGVEEYPIKQPSDIDKLALPDPTRDGRMPLYLEAAREIQKRLGDKIRIRGALTGPFSLASELIGAENFIVLTMQNPQYTVRLMEFTARVAAEFGKAFIALGIDPIIFDSRAMPPLCSPEIFQDIVSKVYKRILIPELKKAGAQHIPLIIGGDTTPILDAIIDTGATQILCDFEGDIELFKEKAIKHKLPMRVNVDPRLLHLGPIDKIQDFTMNILNKCWDHPGFILGTGVAAYDCPPEHIDAVRECLDKDYKDWTPPRALFQQKKVETEAIVAEVEPGYPDDLEPVLRELAEAIEEGEEEDVPDLVNEALGDGIPPGEIVNRSMIPAMDVIGYRFAQKELYVPEMLIGARAMAEGLKILRPLIAKTGAKPVGRVLLGTVKGDIHDIGKNLVGMMLEGAGFEIIDLGVNVPVERFIDAVREHEINILGMSALLTTTMNYMGRVVEGLKEAGLRDRVKVLVGGAPINQRFCDRIEADYFGESAADGVVVAKQAQADLKAAGIL is encoded by the coding sequence ATGAACTCCTACGAATTGATGAACAAGGTCCTCGGAATGGAAAAGGGAGACCGCATCCCTTTCTGCCCGGCCATATACGAACACAAGGGTTTTCTCATCGGAAAGACTCCCTCGGAGATCTGCCGCAGCGCCGAACTTCTGGTTGAAGGACTCGAAGCGGAATACCATCGCTATCGACCGGATTTCCTGACTGTCGGAATCGATGTCTACAACGTCGAGGCCGAGGCTCTCGGCTGCAAGATCGTCTATTTTGACGACTCAACGGATGTGCCGGGAGTCGAGGAATACCCGATCAAGCAACCATCGGACATCGACAAACTCGCCCTGCCGGATCCGACCCGGGACGGGCGCATGCCTCTCTACCTTGAGGCGGCCAGGGAGATCCAGAAGAGACTCGGGGACAAAATCCGGATTCGCGGGGCCCTGACCGGACCCTTCTCGCTGGCTTCGGAATTGATCGGGGCGGAGAACTTCATTGTTCTGACCATGCAGAACCCGCAGTACACGGTGCGACTGATGGAGTTCACGGCCCGGGTGGCCGCAGAGTTCGGCAAGGCCTTCATCGCCCTGGGGATCGACCCGATCATCTTCGACTCCCGCGCCATGCCGCCGCTCTGTTCACCGGAAATCTTCCAGGACATCGTCTCGAAGGTCTACAAGCGCATCCTCATCCCCGAATTGAAAAAGGCGGGGGCGCAGCATATCCCGCTGATCATCGGTGGAGACACCACTCCGATCCTCGATGCGATCATCGATACGGGAGCGACCCAGATCCTCTGCGACTTCGAGGGGGATATCGAGCTGTTCAAGGAAAAGGCGATCAAGCACAAGCTGCCCATGCGGGTGAATGTGGATCCGCGGCTGCTTCATCTCGGACCGATAGACAAAATCCAGGATTTCACCATGAATATCCTGAACAAGTGCTGGGATCATCCCGGTTTCATCCTCGGGACGGGAGTGGCGGCCTACGATTGCCCGCCTGAGCACATCGATGCCGTTCGCGAATGCCTGGACAAGGACTATAAGGACTGGACGCCGCCAAGGGCACTTTTTCAGCAGAAAAAGGTGGAGACGGAGGCCATCGTGGCCGAAGTGGAACCCGGCTATCCGGACGATCTTGAACCCGTCCTTCGGGAATTGGCCGAGGCAATCGAGGAAGGCGAGGAGGAGGATGTGCCGGATCTGGTCAATGAGGCATTGGGCGACGGCATCCCACCCGGCGAGATCGTCAATCGCTCGATGATTCCCGCCATGGATGTGATCGGTTACCGGTTCGCCCAGAAGGAACTCTACGTCCCTGAAATGCTGATCGGTGCCCGGGCCATGGCGGAGGGGCTGAAGATTCTCCGCCCGCTCATCGCCAAGACCGGAGCCAAGCCGGTCGGCCGGGTTCTGCTGGGCACGGTTAAGGGCGATATCCACGACATCGGAAAGAACCTCGTCGGCATGATGCTGGAAGGCGCCGGCTTCGAGATCATCGATCTGGGAGTCAACGTCCCGGTCGAGCGCTTCATCGACGCGGTCAGGGAGCACGAGATCAACATCCTGGGAATGTCGGCCCTGCTGACCACCACAATGAACTACATGGGCCGGGTCGTCGAGGGACTGAAGGAGGCCGGCCTGCGCGACCGGGTCAAGGTCCTCGTTGGCGGTGCGCCCATCAATCAACGATTCTGCGATCGGATTGAGGCCGACTACTTCGGCGAATCAGCCGCCGACGGGGTCGTCGTGGCCAAGCAGGCCCAGGCGGATCTGAAGGCGGCGGGCATTCTCTGA
- a CDS encoding methylenetetrahydrofolate reductase C-terminal domain-containing protein, translating to MIYEAEKWLKEKLFGCHTCGQCILTHTKLICPMNCPKGLRNGPCGGTLDGKCEVIPEIECVWTRIEVKKGGRKPRIHLPPDPELLNTASYVNLVTGRDRETRLPHGFADTRHLEPDSRLSRKLATGEFVVTFEVASPRTVKGLDRVERTMARFGSFVDAVNTTTNAGGVPSLHSTETGKIVLAHGVESIIQFCGRDHDREDFLRELEKAIGMGYRNFLLLTGDWLPQTERKVSQQTWFPMDSSQMVHFANQRLEDFGRRLGTIPLLGVAANPFSAPMNISVDRLAFKRHAGGRFCQTQAITHVPTFAEWYRQVRRGREDALRMTIPSIPLVGSRKAFEVLCHLPGVYVDRSLHRIVEEEDFPAKALEWAFGIADGVIECGAAGVHVMNFGMPPDLIEVFLREIRSRAVAARGRGAPSTSPANPLSP from the coding sequence ATGATTTACGAAGCGGAAAAGTGGCTGAAAGAGAAACTCTTCGGGTGTCATACCTGCGGGCAGTGCATCCTCACCCACACCAAGCTGATCTGTCCGATGAATTGCCCGAAGGGGCTGCGGAACGGACCGTGCGGGGGGACGCTTGACGGAAAATGCGAGGTCATTCCCGAGATCGAATGTGTCTGGACCCGGATCGAGGTGAAGAAGGGTGGCCGCAAGCCGCGGATCCACCTGCCTCCCGATCCTGAACTTCTGAATACGGCCAGCTATGTCAATCTGGTCACGGGCCGGGATCGTGAAACCCGGCTGCCCCACGGCTTTGCCGACACCCGGCATCTTGAGCCCGATTCCCGGCTCTCGCGCAAACTGGCGACGGGCGAGTTCGTGGTGACCTTTGAGGTCGCCTCGCCCCGGACAGTCAAGGGTCTCGACCGGGTGGAACGGACCATGGCGCGTTTCGGTTCATTCGTTGATGCGGTCAATACCACCACCAATGCCGGCGGGGTTCCTTCCCTCCATTCCACCGAGACCGGCAAGATCGTCCTGGCCCATGGCGTCGAGTCGATCATCCAATTCTGCGGCCGCGACCACGACAGGGAGGACTTTCTGAGGGAATTGGAAAAGGCGATCGGGATGGGTTATCGCAACTTCCTGCTGCTGACCGGCGATTGGCTTCCGCAGACCGAGCGAAAAGTCTCCCAGCAGACCTGGTTCCCCATGGACAGCTCGCAGATGGTCCATTTCGCCAACCAGCGACTCGAGGATTTCGGCCGGCGCCTCGGGACGATTCCCCTGCTCGGGGTGGCGGCGAATCCGTTTTCCGCTCCGATGAACATCAGCGTGGACCGGCTGGCATTCAAACGGCATGCCGGGGGACGTTTCTGTCAGACCCAGGCCATCACCCATGTGCCAACCTTTGCGGAATGGTATCGCCAGGTCCGTCGCGGGCGGGAAGACGCACTCAGGATGACGATTCCCTCAATTCCGCTGGTTGGGAGCCGCAAGGCGTTTGAGGTGCTCTGCCATCTGCCCGGTGTCTACGTGGACCGGTCGCTCCACCGGATCGTCGAAGAGGAGGACTTCCCGGCGAAAGCCCTGGAATGGGCCTTCGGAATCGCCGACGGAGTCATTGAGTGCGGAGCGGCCGGGGTTCATGTCATGAATTTCGGGATGCCGCCCGATTTGATCGAAGTGTTTCTGAGGGAGATCCGATCGCGCGCGGTCGCCGCCCGCGGCCGGGGAGCGCCATCGACATCTCCGGCGAACCCCCTTTCCCCCTGA
- a CDS encoding dihydropteroate synthase, which produces MSEEKVPTTIVSSKSHRVRIAPNRKTVVIGERCNTLGSRLIRNAVAKGQWQVVVDRAVDQFEAGAGVIDVNMMGIEAIPEKVLLPLAVTAIRSKIDCPLCLEFGDPEALDLALGKAEGRCLINSISGEKEKLEQVLPIARKHGAAMIAMTADDDGIPYTPEGRLKCAFKILKAGEAFGFTIDDFVFDCIAIGLATDVGAGRCTMDTIRLVRRELNANITLGASNVSFGMPKRKVIDANYLAVAITCGMNAPITDITHDGLRWSILTADVINGTDRLGMKFLKEARREKREMQEAGSVAGGGVVEG; this is translated from the coding sequence ATGAGTGAAGAAAAAGTCCCCACCACCATCGTCTCCTCAAAATCGCACCGCGTGCGGATCGCCCCCAATCGGAAGACGGTGGTCATCGGCGAGCGCTGCAATACGCTCGGGTCGCGCCTGATCCGCAATGCGGTGGCCAAGGGGCAGTGGCAGGTCGTGGTCGACCGGGCGGTTGACCAGTTCGAGGCCGGGGCGGGCGTGATCGACGTGAATATGATGGGAATCGAAGCGATTCCCGAGAAGGTGCTTCTGCCGCTGGCGGTGACGGCGATCCGCTCGAAGATCGATTGCCCGCTCTGCCTCGAATTCGGGGATCCGGAGGCCCTTGATCTTGCCCTGGGCAAGGCGGAAGGTCGCTGCCTGATCAATTCGATTTCCGGCGAGAAGGAGAAGCTCGAACAGGTCCTGCCGATCGCCAGAAAGCACGGCGCGGCCATGATCGCGATGACCGCCGACGACGATGGGATTCCCTACACCCCGGAGGGACGGCTGAAGTGCGCGTTCAAGATTCTGAAGGCGGGGGAGGCCTTTGGCTTCACCATTGACGATTTCGTCTTTGACTGCATCGCGATCGGCCTGGCCACCGATGTGGGCGCGGGTCGTTGCACGATGGATACAATCCGGCTGGTCCGCAGGGAGCTCAACGCGAACATCACACTGGGTGCCTCCAACGTCAGCTTCGGGATGCCCAAGCGCAAGGTGATCGACGCCAATTACCTGGCGGTGGCGATCACCTGCGGGATGAACGCTCCCATCACCGACATCACCCACGACGGGCTGCGCTGGTCGATTTTGACCGCGGACGTGATCAACGGAACCGATCGCCTCGGGATGAAATTCCTGAAGGAAGCTCGCCGTGAGAAGCGGGAAATGCAGGAGGCCGGCAGTGTTGCCGGCGGCGGGGTGGTCGAGGGATGA